TGTGCCAGATAGAGTATCTGCAGCATGAAAACGTCCGTTTTCCTGCCCAGCCCGGGGCTGAGCTTAGTTCAATTCTTTGTGCACTGCAACAAAATGGATAAATTACTCAGTTACCCGCCATTCACTCGGATTGCGACCGCTCCAGCTGGCACGCTACCGACTCGGCGAACTGGCACTCGTCGCCGGCAGCAGTGAAGGCGACGCGATCGACCTGGAGCTTTGTCGGCTCCTTGTAGGAGAAGGTGCCCATCCAGTCGGTGAGCGTGTCAGTCCCCCACAGGCTGAAGAAGATCTTCTGGGCGTTTACCGGGATCTTCGCCGGATCGGTCACTTCGTGAACCAGTTCGCCGTTGACGTAGTAGCGGATGCGATTCTTTTCCCAGACGAAGGCGTAGTCGTTGAAACCCTGGTTGGCGCCGCCCGGAACGTCGGCGAGAAATTCGTTGCCGCCCTTTGCCGATACATACTGGTTGATCTGGACCTTCGCCGTGTTCTTTCCGAGAACCTCGAAATCGATCTCGTCATGCGGCTTCTTGTCGGTCGGACCGATATAGGTGAAGAAGGCCGAGTTCAGCCCGGAACCGTCGGCCGCCTTTATCCGCGCCTCGTAGGTGCCGTAGCCGAAGCGCTTGCGCGTCTGAATTTCCCCGCAGGCGAAGTTGCGCTCCTTTACCTTCTTCTCCTCGAAGGTCAGTTCCAGAATGCCGTCGACGGTCTTCACCTGCTTCTTCGACCAGGTGCAATTCTGATGCCCGCCATTGTTCCATCCGTCCGAGACGAACCAGACGCGGGTGTCGAGAGTGTCGAAGTCGTCCTTGAAGGAGGTGCCGTTGGCGCCTTCCTGCGCGGCCGCAGCGTCTGCAAGGCCGGCGAGAGGGAGCGTTGCGATGAAAGCGAGACGGGCAAAGCGTCTGTAGCGATCGATTGTCATGGTCGTTACCTTTGCTGGGGCGAATAGCCTGCCTGCGCGCCTTGCGGCTGCTGCGTGGCCATTCGTTTCGTACCTGTTCGGCTGCCGGTAAGCACTCCAAGCAGATCCGGCGCCAAGCGCCCTACGAGATTGTGGGACGCGACGAGGATCGCAATGGCGATGAACGGCGCGGTGAAATAGAAGAGCGGGTAATAGCTGAGCCCGGTGCGGTTCCAGATCATCCAGAACAACACGAGCAGCGGGTAGTGGCCGCAGAAGATCCAGAAACTCAGTCCACTCCCGCGGCCAAATCTTTCACCGAAGCGGGTGCGCACGAGCAGCTCCGAGATCGCCCAGGAGCCGATGATGCCAGCGATCGACGCCAGGCGAAGTGCCATGTCGAGCCAAAGCGGGAAATCCGGGCCGGTGTAATAGAGGCCGACGGCGGTCACGACTGCGATTGCCAGGAACCCGGCCGCGATCGGTGCAGCGAAGCGATCGAGCATTTTGATGTTCACGCCATGCAGGCTCGCACAGATTCCAGCCGAGAAGCCGAACAGGATGGATTTCTTGAGAAATATTCCGTTTGGCAGCGGCAGTATCGCATAGGCGAGCAGTGCAAGGAGCGTCACGCGCGGATAACGGCTCACCAGCAATGCCAGAAGCGGCGACAGCAGGATACAGAGCATCAGGTCGCGCAGGAAATACAGGGGCAGATTGACCGGCGTTGCCTCGAGCGCGAAGGCCATGCTCAGCCACTGGCGCGGGGTCGCATTGATCGTGTCGGGCAGATAGCCGAAGCCGAGGCCCTGGCGCTGCATGGCGTAGACCACCACAAAGAAGGAGACGCTCCAGATAAGGAACGGCAGGAGAACGGTCCGCGCCTTGGTCTTCAGCGTCTTCCAATAGTCGAAATCGGCAAGGCCCCTGCGAAAGAGAAGATAGCCGGAGATCGCGCTGAGGCAGGGCACACCGATCCGAAACAGGCTTTCGCCGAGAAAGACGCGAATCCAGTCCAACATGCCGTAGTTGCCCAGAAAGGGACTCCACTGCGGATTGTACGGGACGTGCACGAATACGATGCCGGAGATCAGCAGAATACGCATCAGGTTGATGCGCGCCGAGACATTCGCGTCCATACTCACGATATCAGTCACTCCCTATCGGGCAGCGCCTCGCGGCAGCCGTTTCAACAGAGCAGACCTCAGCCCGCAGGATGAGAAACTAGGGCACTCCCGAAGAAAAAATATGGCGTTGCAGCAGAAAAGCGAACAGAATCATGCTGCAGTGCACCTAAGCCGCGAGCTCGCGCAAAGAAGATAGCCGCCGGCAGGGGGGCCGCATTCTTGAAAAATCCCGGATTCGCGGCATGTTGCAGAAATTGCGCCCCGCAATATTTTGGGGCAATCGCCGGTTGAGCGACGCAACTGTGAATTTTCAAAGTTGGTCGCGTTTTCTTGGAGGATGGACCGCGATTGAGGAAGGCACCGGGCGAAATGCGGCAAGGTTGGGGCGCATGTTGGGGGTCTGAGGCCCGTTGAGATTCGAAGATTCCCGCCGCGGCTTGTTTGATGTCCTCATCGCTGTGCTCGTCCACCAGCCAGACCACGTCCCTGGGCTGAATCCCGCTCCAGTGATGGCGCTCGGCTCAGGCCGTCGTTTCCAACCCGTGCGGGTCGGTGACCATCGGCCAGATGTCGCGCCTTGCGCGCCGATAGGGAGTCCTCGCCGGGTCGTTGGGGTAGGGTGTCCCGGCAGAGCAATAGAGGATCTCGGACGCGATCCTGGAGAATGACGCGAAGAAGTGGTTCGTGGATTTGATCACGAGGATCTTTTTCGACGTGGGGTCGATGCCCATCACGGAGAAAAGGCTCGGGTCGAAGCTCTGGGCGCGCGTCGTGTTCAGGATGATGTCGATGCCGTGGACGCGTATGTGAACAGCGTCGCCGAAGGGAGCGAAGCTCTCGCCGAAGCGCATTTCAGCATTGCGCACCAGCTTGACGACCTTGACGATGCCATCGATCGGCCGCCCCGTGCCGGGCGCGGATTTCGCGCCGAAGCGCAAGGGGATCTCGGCGCCTTCGCCGGCCGCCATGCAGATCTGCACGGCCATTGGATCCCAGATCGTGCCGATCGCCGTGTCGGTCGCGTCCTGCGCTATAAGTTCCTCCAGCACGACCGTCGCATCGCCCGCCGTGCCGCCGCCTGGATTATCCCACATATCGGCAATCACCACAGGCCCGGCCGGAGCCGCCAGCGCCTGTGCCACTGCCTGGCGTTCGTCGATCTCCGGCATGCGATAGGTGCCGCGCCGGGAGAAGAGCTCCAGACCCAGTTCACGGGCGAGTGCCTCGCCTTTCTCCGCCTTGCCGTTGGTCACGACCAGCATCTTGGTGCCCATTTCCGCCACGTCGCCGGCCATGAAGCCATGCACGACGGACAATGACAGCACATCGGCATCGTCCCGTTCGATCTGTATCAGCTTGTCGACGAAGCTGCGCATGGGCTCGCGCGAGGTGGGGAAGACGTCTATCATCCGGCAGTCGAAGATGGACATTACCGGCTCTACGCGGCCCTCGAGCTTATCGATCGCGATCCGCCAGAGGTCTTCGGCGCGCTCGACGAAATCGGTGTGCGGGAACTCCTTGAAGAAGACGAAGAAATCCGCGGCCGCCGCTCTCCTTGCAGTGAGGTGGCTGTGTGGGTCGAGTTCGGCGCAGACGAGCACGTCCGGACCGACGATTTCGCGCACGCGCTGAAGCAGGTCGCCTTCGGTATCCTCGCAGCCGTCCGCGACCATTGCCCCATGCAGGCCGAGAACGACGGCATCGACGGGCAGGGCGGCACGCAATTGGTCGAGAATCTCGTCACGCAGATCCGCATAGGTCTGCCGATTGACGAGACCGGCAGGATCAGCCCAGGCGGCGGTGCCTTCGATCAGTTCCCAGCCTTTTTGCGCGGTCACGCGGCGGCCGACCGTGATCGGCGCCGTGCAGAGCGTCGGCGTTTCCGGGTGCTTTCCTGGCGGAGCGTAAAGCGATGCCTCGAATGCGCGCCTGTCGATGCAGATGGGAGAGAAAGTGTTCGTCTCGGTCGCGAGCGCCGCCGTGAAGATGCGCAATGGCTTCGCCTTGTCCCTCAACTCAGTTCGACCCCATCGGATTAGGGAGATAGCCGGTGAAGCCGCATATTTTCCACCGGCCCCGGTGGAGGCGGCAATAGTAAACCGTCTGCCACTTCATTATATCGAACGTGCCGTCCGCTTTCTTCAGCCCCCCGTCGAATTTCTTGCGCGCAAGGGCAAGCTCTCCGTCGACCTCGATGTCTTCCAGGGTCGTAGTGGCGAAGATCGCTTCCCGCGGATCCTCGGCAAAGGACTGCCCGGCGAAGTCCCGCGCCTGGCGCAGCCATTCGTCCCGATAGACGGCGAGCGAGGGAAAGGTGAGCCGCCATTTGTCCGGGTTCGTCTCCCGCCGGCCGTCGATGCCGATGAAGCTCTCCTCGACGAAATCGTCGGCTACCATCGACCAATCTGCGGCTAGGAATGCGTCGATATCGCGGGTGACCAGCATCTCCCATATGGAGTGGCGGGCCGTGTCGCTTTCTGGAAACGGATTCTGGAAGGGATTCCGCATGTATGTTCGCCCGGATTGAAATTCTTTTCATAAATGACGATTTTCACTGGTCAAATTCCGTATTCTATGGTCATTTGTCAACGGATAAAGAAAATAATTTGCAGAACGGGTCCTCGATGTCGATCAAGCGCTATGGTGCCGAACAGGTTGGCGCAGGCGGAAAAACATTGCCTTTCGCACGGGCCGTCGAGGCGGGCGGCTGGCTTCACGTCTCGGGTCAGGTGGCGATGGAAAACGGCGAGATCATCGGCGGCAACATCGTCGCCCAGACTCACAAGGCGATCGGCAATCTTCTGGCCATCTTGAAAGAGGCCGGTTACGGTGTCGAGCACGTGGTGAGAGTTGGCGTCTGGCTGGACGATCCGCGCGATTTCTGGAGCTTCAACCGAATCTATCAGGAATATTTCGGAGCTCATCCGCCGGCGCGCGCCTGCGTACAGTCCTCCATGATGGTCGATTGCAAGGTGGAGATCGATTGCGTCGCCTACAAGCCGAAGGACGCCTGAACAGGGAAGGGCGCCGTTCGATGGATATTTTCGCGACACTGCAGGAGGAGAAGGGGCGGTTATCCCAATCGGAAAACCGCATTGCCGATATCCTGCTCAACGATTTCGAGTTTGCGGTGAACGCTTCCATCATCGAGCTTGCCGGCAAGGCCGACGTTTCGCCGCCGACGGTCACGCGATTCTGCCGACGCCTCGGCTGCGAGAGCTTTTCCGACTTCAAGGTGCAGTTGGCACGCACCCCCTATGTCGGCATGCGCTACCTGAAGCCCGAGCCGAAGAGCCAGGAGCCCGGCGATGTGGCGCAGGACATCATCACCAAGGCGCAGAATGCGCTCTTTCTGCTGCACCGTTCGCTCGACCTTGCAGCGATCGAGCGCGCAGCCGACCGGCTCGCGCAAGCGGAAATGATCTATGCCTTCGGCTCCGGCGGCAACTCCTCGATGATCGCCGGGGAGTTCCAGAACCGTCTTTTCCGATTGGGATTGCGCATCACCGCGAGTTCCGATCACAGCATGCAGATGATGATGGCGGCGGCCGCGCGGCCGGCCGACGTCATTGTCGGTTCCTCCTTTTCGGGACGCAATGCGGAGATGGTGCGCGCCTTCACGCTTGCGCGCGAGGCCGAGGTGCCGACGATCGCCCTTACCCAGAGCGGCAGTCCGGTCGCGCAGGCCGCCGATATCACCGTGCCGGTCGACCTGCCGGAAGGAAACAACATCTATCGTCCGACCTCCACCCGTATCGCCTATATCGCAGTGCTCGATATCGTCGCGAGCCTCGTCGCCTATCGCGTCCAGCCGCAGGCGACGGTGACGCTCAGGCGCATCAAGCAGCAGCTGGTGGTGCACAGGGATGGCGACGACCGACAGCTTCTCGGAGACTGACGTGTCAGAAGGAACGCCCATGCCGAAATCCGTAGCGATCGTCACAGGAGCTGCCGGCGACATCGGCCGCGCCATTGCCGCGCGCCTGGGCGACGGACACGATGCCGTTCTCCTAGCCGACATCAACAGTGAGGCGGTAAAGAGGACGACGCTTGATCTCGGCGGAACGGAGCGCTTCCTGTCCGTTTCCTGCGATGTGACGGACGCCGCAAGCGTGGCCGCAATGGCGGAGGCTGCCGCATCCGTCGGTACCGTGCGCACCCTCGTGAACAATGCGGGTGCCGCCCGCGCGGTCAGCCTGCACGACACCACGCAGGACATCTGGCGCATGGACAACGCACTCAACCTCGAAGCGGCCTTTCTCTGTTTCCGGGCAGTCGAGGAAATGCTGAAAGAGAGCAGGGGCTCGGTCGTCAACATCGCCTCCGTGAACGGCATGAATGTTTTCGGCCATCCTGCCTATAGCGCCGCCAAGGCGGGCCTTCTGCACCTGACGCGACTGATCGCCGTCGAATACGGCAAGTTCGGCATCCGCGCGAATGCGGTGGCGCCGGCGACGGTGCGCACGCAGGCCTGGGAGGCACGCGCGGCCGCCAATGCGCAGGTCTTCGAGGAGGCGAAGCGCTGGTATCCCTTGCAGCGTATCGTCGAGCCGAAGGACGTCGCCGAAGCGGTGCATTTCCTTGCCAGCCCCGCCGCCGGAGCCGTTTCCGGCATCTGCCTGCCGGTCGACTGCGGGCTGACCGCAGGACAGGCGGAAGTCGCGCGGACCTTCTCGCAATCGATCCATTACTGACAAACCCATCTTGGGAGGATGTTCATGGTGCCGGTTCTCTATCGCCTTGAATCTGCCTGGCAACCGGATGGCGGCCCGTTCGGGCGCTTCACCTTCAGCCTCTTCAATCTCTCGGGCGGGCCGCTCAGTGCCTTCCGGCTGGTTTACACTTCGCTCACCCGCGTCATTGACGGGGCCGCCTGCGAAAACGCGGTCTTCCTGCGCCGCAACGCCAATTTCCATGAATTCGCGCCACCCGACGGCCTGACGCTCGCCCATGGCGAACACTGGACGTTCACCGTCAGTGGTCTGCACCGCGAGGCGAAGCATTGCACCGACGGGGCGAAATCGGCCTATCTGACGCTCGCCGATGGCAGACATGTTCCTGTGGCGGTCTCCGATCTGCGTCTCGAAGGCGCCATAAGCGAACCGCCGCCGGTGCGTCTTCCGGAAGGCTGGCTCGAACTTCCTTTCGCACTGCAGCCCTGGCCTGCCGAGATCGACGCGGCGCCCGGGGACGCGGTTCCCGACGTCCTCTATCCCGCAGCGGGCAGCGATGCGGACGAGATCGATGCCGTTTCCAACGTCCTTGCGCTCTTCCATAGGCTGTTTTCGGCCGGACATGCTCCCTTCAGTCTTGCGCCGTCCTCGCAAGGGCTGCCGATCGTCTTCACGAAGAAAGCGGAGCTCGAAGGCGAAGCCTACAGGCTTGCCTTCTACGAGCGGGAGATACGGCTTGAATATGGAGCGGCGGCAGGCAGGCAATATGCCCTGACGACGCTCGCGCAGTTGATCGACGGCGCGCGAAACCACGGAGGCGAATTCAGGTTTCCCACCGGCGGCGCAATCGCGGATCGGCCACGCTATGGCTGGCGCGGCTGTCATCTCGACGTCTCGCGGCAATTCTACCCCACCGCCGACATCGTGCGGCTCATCGATATTCTCGCCTGGTTCAAGCTCAACATCTTCCACTGGCACCTGACCGACGACGAAGCCTGGCGGCTGGAGATCAAGGCCTATCCGACGCTGACGACGCTCGGCGTCATGCGCGGCCCGGACGAGCCCATGCTGCCTCAACTCGGCAACGGCGCCGAACCGGTCGGCGGCTTCTATAGCCACGCGGACGTGAAGGCGATCGTCGCGCATGCCGAGGCACTCAGCATCGAAGTCGTCCCGGAGATCGACATACCCGGCCACAGCACTGCCGCGCTCGTGGCTCTTCCCGAACTCTCCGACGGCCAGGAGGCGCCGGAAAGCTACCACTCGGTCCAGGGCTACCCGAACAACGCCCTCAACCCGGCCATCCCGCTCACCTACGAGTTCCTCGAGAAGGTGTTCGACGAAATGGTCGAGCTCTTCCCCAGCCGATACATCCATATCGGCGGCGACGAGGTGGCCGACGGCTCGTGGCTCGCGTCACCGCTGGCGCGAAACCTCATGGAGCAGGAAGGGATTTCCGGCACCTTCGCGCTACAGTCCTATTTCCTCAAGAAGGTGAAGCAGATGCTGACGGCGCGCGGGCGCAAACTCGTCGGCTGGAACGAGGTCGCGCATGGCGGCGGCGTCGGAACCGAGGGCACGCTGCTGATGGCCTGGGAGAACCCGAAAGTCGGGATCGAGCTCGCGCGCGAAGGCTACGACGTCGTAATGACCCCTGGCCAGGCCTATTATCTCGACATGGCCCAGGCGGATGCCTGGCAGGAACCCGGCGCGAGCTGGGCCGGCACGGCGACGCCGGCGCACACCTATGCCTACGAGGCGGAAGGAGAGTTCCCGGAAGAGCTGAAGAGCCGGATGAAGGGAGTCCAGGCCTGCATCTGGTCCGAGCATTTCCTGTCGCGCGGATATTTCAACCGCCTCGTTTTTCCAAGGCTGCCGGCAATCGCCGAGGCGGCCTGGACCCCGAAGGACAAGAAGGATTGGCTGCGCTTTGCAGCGATCGCGCCATTGAGCCCCATTCTGTGAGTTGAGCCATGCGGATCGCGGTCGGTGGAATCCATACGGAATGCAGCACCTATTCGCCCGTGCTGATGGCGGCCGAAGATTTCCGGGTGTTGAGGGGAGAGGACCTCTTGCGGTCGGATTATTTCGGCTTCCTCAGCGCCGAAGGGATAAGCCACCTTCCGCTCCTGCATGCGCGGGCCGTCCCCGGCGGGCCGGTTTCGCACCCGGCCTATGACGCCTTCAAGACCGAGTTCCTGGAGCGCCTGAAAGCGGCGCTCCCACTCGACGGGCTCTATCTCGCTATGCACGGCGCGATCAAGGTCGATGGGAAGGACGACGCCGAGGGCGACTGGATCACCGCCGCCCGCGCCGTCATCGGCCCTGATTGCCCGCTTGCCGTGAGCTACGATCTCCATGGCAATGTCAGTCAGCGGATCATCGATCAGGTCGATATCTTCGCGGCCTACCGGACCGCGCCGCATATCGATACGCGCGAGACCATGGGGCGGGCATGGTCGATGCTGGTGGAAACGCTTCGTTCCGGGAAGCGGCCCGGTGTCGCCTGGGCACCTGTTCCGCTTCTCCTTCCCGGGGAACGCACTTCGACGGAGGACGAGCCGGCGGCGAGCCTCTATCGCGTCCTGCCTGAATTCGACACGCGGCCCGGCATCCTCGACGCCAATCTGATGGTGGGCTACGTCTGGGCGGATGAGCCGAGAGCGACCGCCTGCGCCGTCGTCACCGGCTCGGACAAGGCCGCCGCTTCGAAGGCGGCTGAGGAAATTGCTGCAAACTATTGGCACCAGAGGGAAAATTTTCGTTTCGGATCGCTCACCGGCTCGCTTGCCGAGATGCTCGACATCGCCGAGCGGGCGACCACGGCGCCGGTAATCCTCGCCGATTCCGGCGACAACCCCACGGGTGGCGGGGTCGGCGACCGGGCGGATGTGTTGGTCGCGCTTCTCGAGCGCGGCTGGCGCGATGCGTTGATCGCCGGCATCGCCGATAGGCCGGCCGTTAATGCCTGTTTCGCGACCGGCGCGGGTAGGACGCTGGCGTTGCGGATCGGCGGCAGTCTCGACCCGTCCAGCCCGTCCGCAGAGGTCGAGGCCAAAGTGGTGCATCTGAATGATCCGGGAGCGGTTGCCGAGCGGCAGGCGGTGGTTCAGGTCGGGGGCATAGTGGTCGTGTTGTCGGCGCGGCGCCGCCCCTATCATAACATCGAGGACTTTGCCCTCCTCGGTCTCCACCCGAAGACCGTGCGGCTGCTCGTCGTCAAGTCCGGTTATCTCTCGCCGGAGCTTGCGCCGATCGCCAATCCGAACCTGATGGCGCTGACGAACGGCGTCGTCAATCAGGATATCGAGAAGCTGGAAAGCCTGCGCCGGCAGCGGCCGATCTTCCCCTTCGACCGCGATTTCGAGTTTCACCCCAGCGCCAGCCTGTCAGCCCGCTGGACCTGAGATAGTAAACCCGCCCTGGTCTCCGGGCGGGTTTCATGAAGACGTTCCCCTTCCGCGGACTTTGCCCCCTCATGTCTTCCCCGCTGTCGATCGCCATGCGCAACCCGGTCATCCGGACAAGCATGATCGCCATCGTTCTGTTCGGCTTTTCGGGGGCCGCGACGTCGCCCTACCAGTCGGTCGTCGGCATCACCGAACTGGGATTGAGCGACGGGTTCTATTCGGCGCTGATCTTCGCAGCGGCACTGGTCAATGTTGCGGTCAGCGTGACGATCGGCATCGTCGCCGACCGCGTCGGCAATTACCGGACACTGATGCTGGCGGTCATTCTCTGCGGGGTCGTGGGTTACGGGGCGGTTTATCTGCTGCCGACGAAGGGGAGCTTCGTGGTTGCGGCCCTCATGCTGTTGCCCGTTCACGGCGCACTCAATCCGCTGCTCTTCGCCTATGTCCGCACGGCTGCGAAAGACATGGGCGGCAGGCATGCGGCTGCCGTCAATTCCGGCATTCGCGCGGCCATATCGCTTTCCTGGGTTTTGGTTCCCGGACTGGTCGGATTGGTGCTGTCGGCACGCGGCAGCATGCTGCCGGCCTAATTTCTGGCAAGCCTCGGCTGCCTCGCCAATTTCGTGATCGTCTTGCGGCTGCTGCCGGAGAAGGCGGGCGCGGACGGTGCTTTGGGCAAACGCCTCTCGTTTCTCGCGTCCCTCGGCGAGATATTGTCGCTGCGCGTTCTGGCGCGGCTTCTCGCCATCGCCCTGATCTCGTCAATGCTGCACGTCAATGCGGCGGTGCTGCCGCTGATCGTCACCGGTGCAGCCGGCGGCCAGGTGAGCGACATCGGCATCATCGTCGGTATCGTCGCATTGCTGGAGGTGGTGTTCATCGTGGTCTGGGGACGTATCCAGTACCGGCTCAGCCATATCTATGCGCTCGCGCTCGGCACGGCGATCTATGTCGTCAACATGGCCCTGCTCGGGCTTTCGACCGAGCGCTGGCACATCTATGCGCTAACGCTGATCAGCGCTTTCGGCGCAGCGGCGCTGATCAGCATTCCGATCACCTACCTGCAGGAATTGATCGCGGACCGGCCCGGTCTGGGCAGTTCGCTGATCTCGGTGAACGTCTTCCTGGGCGCGGGGTTCGGCGCCGTTCTTTTCGCACTCGGAACGCGCATCAGCGATTATTCGGGAACCGCGCTTCTAAGCTCCCTTGCGGGCGTCGCCGGGCTCTTGCTGTTGCTTTTCCTCGACGGCGACGGCCGAGGAAAAGCGTCTGCGTCCTGAAGAAGACGCGGCAGAAGGATGCCGTGGCGACCTGCCCGTTCTTCACTCGCCCAATATGCCCGGCAGGCGCAGGCCCTTTTCACGAGCGCAGTCGAGCGCAATGTCATAGCCCGCATCGGCGTGGCGCATGACGCCCGTTGCCGGGTCGTTCCACAGGACCCGCTCGACGCGGCGCGCCGCATCGTCCGTACCGTCGCAGCAGATCACCATGCCGGAATGCTGCGAGAAGCCCATGCCGACGCCACCGCCATGATGCAGCGACACCCAGGTTGCGCCTGAGGCGGTGTTGAGAAGCGCGTTCAGGAGCGGCCAGTCGGAGACGGCGTCGGACCCGTCCTTCATCGCCTCGGTCTCGCGGTTCGGCGAGGCGACCGAGCCGGAGTCGAGATGGTCGCGGCCGATGACGATGGGGGCCTTCAGTTCGCCGCTGCGCACCATTTCGTTGAAGGCGAGGCCGAGGCGGTGACGATCGCCGAGGCCGACCCAGCAGATGCGTGCGGGCAGGCCCTGGAAAGCGATGCGCTCGCGCGCCATGTCGAGCCAGTTGTGCAGGTGCTTGTTGTCCGGCAGCAGCTCCTTCACCTTCCGGTCGGTCTTGTAGATGTCTTCCGGATCGCCGGAGAGCGCCGCCCAACGGAACGGGCCGATGCCCCTGCAGAACAGCGGACGGATATAGGCCGGCACGAAGCCGGGGAAATCGAAGGCGCGCTCGAGGCCTTCGTCCTTGGCCACCTGGCGAATGTTGTTGCCGTAGTCGAGGGTCGGGACGCCGGATTCCCAGAAGGCGAGCATCGCCTCGACATGGTCGCGCATCGAGGCGCGGGCGGCCTTTTCGACCGCCTTCGGGTCGCTCTCGCGCTTGGCCTTCCATTCGGCCATCGTCCAGCCCTTGGGCAGATAGCCGTTGATCGGGTCGTGAGCCGAGGTCTGGTCCGTGACCATGTCGGGGCGGATGCCGCGACGGACCATTTCGGGGAGGATTTCCGCCGCATTGCCCAAAAGGCCGACCGATTTCGCCTCGCCGGCCTTGGTCCAGCGTTCGATCATTTCCATGGCTTCTTCGAGCGTCTCGGCCTTCTCGTCGAGGTAGCGCGTGCGCAGGCGGAAATCGATCGAGTCCGGGTTGCATTCGACGGCAAGGCAGCAGGCGCCGGCCATGACGGCCGCAAGCGGCTGGGCTCCACCCATGCCGCCGAGACCGCCCGTCAGGATCCACTTGCCTTTCAGGTTGCCGCCATAATGCTGGCGGCCGGCCTCGACGAAGGTCTCATAGGTGCCCTGGACGATGCCTTGCGTACCGATATAGATCCACGAGCCGGCGGTCATCTGGCCGTACATGGCGAGACCCTTCTTATCCAGCTCGTTGAAATGATCCCAGGTCGCCCAGTGCGGCACGAGATTGGAGTTGGCGATCAGCACACGCGGAGCATCCTTGTGCGTGCGGAAGACGCCCACCGGCTTGCCGGACTGGACGAGGAGGGTCTCGTCTTCGTTGAGGTCTTTCAGCGACGCGACGATGCGGTCGAAATCGGCCCAGGTTCGGGCTGCGCGGCCGATGCCGCCATAGACGACGAGTTCGTGCGGGTTTTCGGCGACATCAGGGTCGAGATTGTTCATCAGCATGCGAAGCGGCGCTTCCGTCAGCCAGCTCTTGGCGCTGATCTCGGTGCCGCGCGGGCTGCGCACTTCGCGAATATTGTGGCGCGGATTGTTCATGTTCATGCCTCGCTCCCTGTCCTTTTGAGCTCGTTAGCGACTGTTTCGATGCGTTCCAGAATGGTCTTCAGCGGACGGCGAAGCCTGTCGGCTTTCGCCTTGTCCAAAGCGAAGGGCGGTGCTTCCGTCGCCAGATGCGTCGATTGCGCCAGTTCCATCTGGATCGCGTGCACGCCCTGTTCCGGGCGGCCGTAGTGACGGGTCGTCCAGCCACCTTTGAAGCGGCCGTTGAGAATATGGCTGTAACCGTCTGCCCCGGCTGCGACTTCTGCGGTTACCTGCTCAATTTCAGGAGCGCAGGTCTTTCCCGTATCGGTGCCGATATTGAAGTCCGGCAGGCGGCCTTCGAAGAGGAAGGGAATATGCGAGCGGATAGAATGGCAATCGTAGAGCACCGCCACGCCGTGGATCGCCTTGACACGGGCGATCTCTGCGGCGAGCGCCGCGTGATAGGGCGCATGGAACGCGCGCAGGCGCTCCGCGATGTCGGCCTCCGTCGGTCCTTCGCCTTCCTTCCAGATAGGCTGACCGTCGAAGTCGGTTTCGGGCACGAGCCCGGTGGTGTTCTG
The genomic region above belongs to Sinorhizobium meliloti and contains:
- a CDS encoding beta-N-acetylhexosaminidase, giving the protein MVPVLYRLESAWQPDGGPFGRFTFSLFNLSGGPLSAFRLVYTSLTRVIDGAACENAVFLRRNANFHEFAPPDGLTLAHGEHWTFTVSGLHREAKHCTDGAKSAYLTLADGRHVPVAVSDLRLEGAISEPPPVRLPEGWLELPFALQPWPAEIDAAPGDAVPDVLYPAAGSDADEIDAVSNVLALFHRLFSAGHAPFSLAPSSQGLPIVFTKKAELEGEAYRLAFYEREIRLEYGAAAGRQYALTTLAQLIDGARNHGGEFRFPTGGAIADRPRYGWRGCHLDVSRQFYPTADIVRLIDILAWFKLNIFHWHLTDDEAWRLEIKAYPTLTTLGVMRGPDEPMLPQLGNGAEPVGGFYSHADVKAIVAHAEALSIEVVPEIDIPGHSTAALVALPELSDGQEAPESYHSVQGYPNNALNPAIPLTYEFLEKVFDEMVELFPSRYIHIGGDEVADGSWLASPLARNLMEQEGISGTFALQSYFLKKVKQMLTARGRKLVGWNEVAHGGGVGTEGTLLMAWENPKVGIELAREGYDVVMTPGQAYYLDMAQADAWQEPGASWAGTATPAHTYAYEAEGEFPEELKSRMKGVQACIWSEHFLSRGYFNRLVFPRLPAIAEAAWTPKDKKDWLRFAAIAPLSPIL
- a CDS encoding M81 family metallopeptidase codes for the protein MRIAVGGIHTECSTYSPVLMAAEDFRVLRGEDLLRSDYFGFLSAEGISHLPLLHARAVPGGPVSHPAYDAFKTEFLERLKAALPLDGLYLAMHGAIKVDGKDDAEGDWITAARAVIGPDCPLAVSYDLHGNVSQRIIDQVDIFAAYRTAPHIDTRETMGRAWSMLVETLRSGKRPGVAWAPVPLLLPGERTSTEDEPAASLYRVLPEFDTRPGILDANLMVGYVWADEPRATACAVVTGSDKAAASKAAEEIAANYWHQRENFRFGSLTGSLAEMLDIAERATTAPVILADSGDNPTGGGVGDRADVLVALLERGWRDALIAGIADRPAVNACFATGAGRTLALRIGGSLDPSSPSAEVEAKVVHLNDPGAVAERQAVVQVGGIVVVLSARRRPYHNIEDFALLGLHPKTVRLLVVKSGYLSPELAPIANPNLMALTNGVVNQDIEKLESLRRQRPIFPFDRDFEFHPSASLSARWT
- the hutU gene encoding urocanate hydratase yields the protein MNNPRHNIREVRSPRGTEISAKSWLTEAPLRMLMNNLDPDVAENPHELVVYGGIGRAARTWADFDRIVASLKDLNEDETLLVQSGKPVGVFRTHKDAPRVLIANSNLVPHWATWDHFNELDKKGLAMYGQMTAGSWIYIGTQGIVQGTYETFVEAGRQHYGGNLKGKWILTGGLGGMGGAQPLAAVMAGACCLAVECNPDSIDFRLRTRYLDEKAETLEEAMEMIERWTKAGEAKSVGLLGNAAEILPEMVRRGIRPDMVTDQTSAHDPINGYLPKGWTMAEWKAKRESDPKAVEKAARASMRDHVEAMLAFWESGVPTLDYGNNIRQVAKDEGLERAFDFPGFVPAYIRPLFCRGIGPFRWAALSGDPEDIYKTDRKVKELLPDNKHLHNWLDMARERIAFQGLPARICWVGLGDRHRLGLAFNEMVRSGELKAPIVIGRDHLDSGSVASPNRETEAMKDGSDAVSDWPLLNALLNTASGATWVSLHHGGGVGMGFSQHSGMVICCDGTDDAARRVERVLWNDPATGVMRHADAGYDIALDCAREKGLRLPGILGE
- the hutG gene encoding N-formylglutamate deformylase; this translates as MAVFEVRQGSSPVILGFPHTGTDVPASIRERLNDNGRILADTDWHIHDLYEGLLPDATTVRATFHRYVIDANRDPAGVSLYPGQNTTGLVPETDFDGQPIWKEGEGPTEADIAERLRAFHAPYHAALAAEIARVKAIHGVAVLYDCHSIRSHIPFLFEGRLPDFNIGTDTGKTCAPEIEQVTAEVAAGADGYSHILNGRFKGGWTTRHYGRPEQGVHAIQMELAQSTHLATEAPPFALDKAKADRLRRPLKTILERIETVANELKRTGSEA